A section of the Pedobacter sp. HDW13 genome encodes:
- the frr gene encoding ribosome recycling factor — protein sequence MNELIQLQLMDAQSSMDKAIDHCEAELTKIRAGKASAGMLDGIFVDYYGASTALAQVASINTPDARTIVIQPWEKSLLTVIEKAIQVANIGINPQNDGIVIRLVVPPLTEERRKELVKKVKEEAERGRITVRNIRKDANEKIKKLKGDGVSDDEIKTGEGEVQKLTDAYIIKVDKHAEAKEKDVMTV from the coding sequence ATGAACGAACTTATACAATTACAATTAATGGATGCCCAATCTTCAATGGATAAAGCCATCGATCATTGTGAAGCAGAATTAACTAAAATTAGGGCTGGTAAGGCATCGGCAGGAATGCTTGATGGCATTTTCGTTGATTATTATGGTGCTTCAACTGCTTTAGCACAAGTGGCAAGCATCAATACACCTGATGCAAGAACTATTGTGATCCAACCATGGGAAAAATCACTTTTAACCGTAATCGAAAAAGCCATCCAGGTTGCAAATATTGGTATCAACCCACAAAATGATGGTATTGTAATCCGTTTGGTTGTACCTCCATTAACTGAGGAGCGTAGGAAAGAACTGGTTAAAAAAGTAAAAGAAGAAGCCGAAAGAGGCCGCATCACTGTACGTAACATTCGTAAAGATGCCAACGAGAAAATTAAAAAACTTAAAGGCGATGGTGTTTCTGACGATGAAATCAAAACCGGTGAAGGTGAGGTTCAGAAACTAACTGATGCGTACATTATTAAAGTAGATAAACACGCAGAGGCTAAAGAGAAAGACGTAATGACAGTTTAA
- the rpsI gene encoding 30S ribosomal protein S9 — protein MSVTNTSGRRKTAVARIYLKDGAGTITVNGKDHKEYFPTLPLQYIVNQSLEVSELTGRYDITVNVQGGGVKGQAEAVRLAIAKAIVELDAEKKPALRAKGLMTRDMRMVERKKPGRAKARKKFQFSKR, from the coding sequence ATGTCAGTTACTAACACTTCAGGAAGAAGAAAAACAGCTGTTGCACGTATCTACTTAAAAGATGGTGCTGGCACAATTACCGTTAACGGTAAAGACCACAAAGAATATTTCCCTACCTTACCTTTGCAATATATCGTAAACCAAAGTTTAGAAGTTTCTGAGCTTACTGGCCGTTATGATATCACTGTAAACGTACAAGGTGGTGGAGTAAAAGGACAAGCAGAAGCTGTTCGTTTAGCTATTGCTAAAGCGATTGTTGAACTAGATGCGGAGAAAAAACCTGCATTACGTGCTAAAGGCCTAATGACGCGTGATATGCGTATGGTTGAGCGTAAGAAACCAGGACGTGCTAAAGCTCGTAAGAAATTCCAATTCAGTAAACGTTAA
- the rpsB gene encoding 30S ribosomal protein S2 produces MARTTYQDLLDAGVHFGHLTRKWNPKMAPYIFMERNGIHIIDLNKTLTKTEEAAAAIKQIVKSGRKVLFVSTKKQAKGIVAEQAKKVNMPFVTERWLGGMLTNFATVRKSIKKMSNIDKMTKDGTYAILSKKERLMIQRERIKLESLLGGIADLNRLPAALFLIDVKKEHIAVTEALKLNIPTFAMVDTNSDPSNIDFPIPANDDATKSISLITDVIIKAIEEGLEERKREKDDEAEKEAVAAKAAADAPEAKEPRRKKAAEAEVEASSSEETKTEE; encoded by the coding sequence ATGGCAAGAACAACTTATCAAGACTTATTGGATGCAGGTGTACACTTTGGTCACCTTACCCGTAAATGGAATCCAAAAATGGCTCCTTACATTTTCATGGAGCGTAATGGAATTCACATTATAGATTTAAATAAAACTTTAACTAAAACTGAAGAAGCTGCGGCAGCGATTAAACAAATCGTAAAATCAGGACGTAAAGTTTTATTTGTATCAACAAAAAAACAAGCTAAAGGAATCGTAGCTGAACAAGCTAAAAAAGTAAACATGCCTTTCGTAACTGAACGTTGGTTAGGTGGTATGTTAACTAACTTTGCTACTGTTCGTAAGTCAATCAAAAAGATGTCTAACATCGATAAAATGACTAAAGACGGTACTTATGCTATCCTTTCGAAAAAAGAGCGTTTAATGATCCAACGTGAGCGTATTAAATTAGAATCACTTTTAGGTGGTATTGCTGATTTAAACCGTTTACCTGCAGCTTTATTCTTAATTGATGTTAAGAAAGAGCACATCGCGGTAACTGAAGCGTTAAAATTAAACATCCCTACTTTTGCGATGGTTGATACTAACTCTGATCCTTCTAACATCGATTTCCCAATCCCTGCGAATGATGATGCTACAAAATCTATCTCTTTAATTACTGATGTAATTATCAAAGCGATTGAAGAAGGTTTAGAAGAGCGTAAACGCGAAAAAGATGATGAAGCAGAAAAAGAAGCAGTAGCTGCTAAAGCTGCAGCTGATGCGCCTGAAGCTAAAGAGCCAAGACGTAAAAAAGCTGCTGAAGCTGAGGTTGAAGCCTCTTCATCAGAAGAAACTAAAACAGAAGAATAG
- a CDS encoding metallophosphoesterase produces the protein MNENQSNRRSFLKAGLTLSAATLVAPGAAIADVTEREDAFKIAVGPYLQTNFNNSMTILWLTNKNAAGWVEFGEQADQLSQKAYGKAELGLMQANSKLNAVTLNNLKPGVKYYYKIVSKEIKDFQPYKLTYGETVSSDVETFLNTNQAKEEVSFVMMNDIHDRPESIPHLLGLVPAAQQDFVFFNGDIFDYQTDEKQIIDHMLQPCVDNFAKNTPFIYVRGNHETRGKFAREFAQYYMHVGHTAFTLGPVRFVIIDTGEDKEDAHPVYAGIVNFDDYRIQQAEWLKTEINSKEFKKAPFRIVLMHIPPRYSGDAHGPKHCTELFEPLLNEGKVDLVLSGHTHKYMVHQPDKALNHYPLIIGGGPQKGNRTITRITANKNKLVVSMLDDSGKEVGAYTASRK, from the coding sequence ATGAATGAAAATCAGTCCAATAGAAGGAGCTTTCTAAAAGCAGGACTTACTTTAAGTGCAGCAACATTGGTTGCGCCTGGTGCAGCTATTGCAGATGTCACAGAAAGAGAAGATGCATTTAAAATTGCAGTTGGACCTTACCTTCAAACCAATTTTAATAACTCGATGACCATTTTATGGTTAACCAACAAAAATGCAGCTGGCTGGGTAGAATTTGGTGAGCAGGCCGATCAGTTAAGCCAAAAAGCCTATGGAAAGGCCGAGCTGGGTTTAATGCAGGCTAACAGTAAGCTAAATGCAGTAACGCTTAATAATTTAAAACCTGGAGTTAAGTATTATTATAAAATTGTCTCCAAAGAGATTAAAGATTTTCAGCCTTACAAACTAACTTATGGCGAAACCGTAAGCAGCGATGTAGAAACATTTCTGAATACGAATCAGGCAAAGGAAGAGGTGTCGTTTGTGATGATGAACGATATTCATGATCGTCCCGAGTCTATTCCCCATTTGTTGGGACTTGTTCCGGCTGCCCAACAGGATTTTGTTTTCTTTAACGGTGATATTTTCGATTACCAAACAGACGAAAAACAGATCATCGATCACATGTTGCAACCCTGTGTAGATAATTTTGCTAAAAATACACCTTTTATATATGTTAGGGGTAACCATGAAACCCGTGGCAAATTTGCGCGTGAGTTTGCACAATATTACATGCATGTTGGCCACACGGCTTTTACTTTAGGGCCGGTTCGCTTTGTAATTATCGATACAGGAGAAGATAAAGAAGATGCTCACCCGGTTTATGCAGGTATTGTAAATTTTGATGATTACCGGATTCAACAGGCCGAGTGGCTTAAAACAGAGATTAATTCTAAGGAGTTTAAAAAAGCCCCGTTCCGGATTGTGTTGATGCATATTCCGCCGCGCTATTCGGGCGATGCGCATGGACCAAAACATTGTACTGAGTTATTTGAACCTTTATTGAACGAGGGAAAGGTTGATTTGGTGTTAAGTGGCCATACGCACAAATATATGGTACACCAGCCTGATAAAGCGTTAAATCATTATCCCTTAATTATTGGCGGCGGACCGCAAAAAGGCAATAGGACCATTACCAGAATAACAGCAAATAAAAATAAGCTGGTGGTAAGCATGCTAGATGATTCGGGCAAAGAAGTAGGCGCCTACACCGCTTCAAGGAAATAA
- the tsf gene encoding translation elongation factor Ts has protein sequence MSTVQISAADVNKLRQQTGAGMMDCKKALVEANGDFEAAVDLLRKKGQKVSAARSGNATSEGLVSIALSADGTNGKLVALACETEPVSKVEDFRNLAQAVLAAAVANNPATAEELSAITLEDGRTVAETITELTGKIGEKIVIQEYANISGEKIVSYIHSNGKMGVLVVFEGANGVDITEAGKDVAMQIAAMNPVAVDKDGVDPATIEREIEIAKDVIRQEGKPEEMVEKIAAGKLNKFYKDSTLLNQEFVKDSSVDVRKFLDNTVKGLTVSAFKRVQLGA, from the coding sequence ATGTCTACAGTACAAATTTCTGCAGCAGATGTAAACAAATTGCGTCAACAAACTGGCGCTGGTATGATGGATTGCAAAAAAGCTTTAGTTGAAGCTAACGGCGATTTCGAAGCAGCTGTTGATTTATTGCGCAAAAAAGGTCAAAAAGTATCTGCCGCACGTTCTGGCAATGCTACTTCTGAAGGTCTGGTATCAATCGCTCTTTCAGCAGACGGTACAAATGGTAAATTAGTTGCTTTAGCTTGCGAAACTGAGCCAGTTTCTAAAGTTGAAGATTTCCGCAACCTGGCTCAGGCTGTTTTAGCTGCAGCAGTTGCCAACAATCCTGCTACTGCTGAAGAATTATCAGCAATTACTTTGGAAGACGGACGTACAGTTGCTGAAACCATCACTGAACTAACCGGCAAAATCGGTGAGAAAATCGTTATTCAGGAGTATGCAAATATCTCTGGCGAAAAAATCGTTTCTTATATCCACTCTAATGGTAAAATGGGTGTTTTAGTAGTATTTGAAGGTGCTAATGGCGTAGATATTACTGAAGCTGGTAAAGATGTTGCAATGCAAATTGCTGCAATGAACCCAGTTGCTGTTGATAAAGACGGTGTTGATCCAGCTACTATTGAGCGTGAAATCGAGATTGCTAAAGACGTTATCCGTCAAGAAGGCAAACCAGAAGAAATGGTTGAAAAAATCGCTGCTGGTAAATTAAACAAATTCTACAAAGACAGCACTTTATTAAACCAGGAGTTTGTTAAAGACAGTTCAGTAGATGTTCGTAAATTCTTAGACAACACTGTTAAAGGATTAACTGTATCTGCTTTCAAACGCGTACAATTAGGTGCATAA
- a CDS encoding LacI family DNA-binding transcriptional regulator — MKKRVSIKDIAKQLNISITTVSFVINGKAREKNISEALTKKVLDLVAELNYQPNALATSLRTGKTKIIGFLVDDISEPFFSGIARHIDEIASNLGYKILFSSTRNDTEKAIELLQIFEDRHVDGYIMALPEGLEDEVKKLIQTDAPVVLFDRYVQDVKTDYVIIDNKKSTFEATEHLIKNGYKNIGFVTIDTLQLQMVDRLAGYEAAIEKHKLPAVVKKIKYTGSEDSILEMTSFFKAEKQLDAVIFAANYICLDGLRTFRKSGIRIHKDLAVVSFDDFEILEFCEPAVTAIAQPLEAIAENIMKVLLNKLKKAGQNVGNTQISLPTSLNIRPSSAKK; from the coding sequence ATGAAGAAACGCGTTTCAATTAAAGATATAGCCAAACAATTAAATATTTCCATTACCACCGTATCATTTGTAATTAATGGAAAGGCGCGCGAAAAAAATATTAGTGAAGCACTTACCAAAAAAGTATTGGATCTGGTTGCAGAGTTAAACTATCAGCCAAATGCACTTGCAACGAGTTTAAGAACGGGTAAAACAAAAATTATCGGCTTTTTGGTTGATGATATTTCTGAGCCGTTTTTTTCGGGTATAGCCCGCCATATTGATGAAATTGCATCGAACCTTGGTTATAAAATTCTTTTTAGCAGTACCCGTAACGATACAGAGAAGGCAATAGAACTGTTGCAAATTTTTGAAGACCGCCATGTTGATGGTTACATTATGGCCCTGCCGGAAGGGTTGGAAGACGAAGTGAAGAAGCTGATCCAGACAGATGCACCTGTGGTTTTGTTTGACCGTTACGTACAGGATGTAAAAACCGATTATGTAATTATTGATAATAAGAAAAGTACATTCGAAGCCACAGAACACCTGATTAAGAACGGTTACAAGAATATTGGCTTTGTTACCATTGATACGTTGCAGCTACAAATGGTTGACCGCTTGGCTGGTTACGAAGCAGCAATTGAAAAACATAAACTACCAGCGGTTGTAAAGAAAATCAAATACACAGGATCTGAAGATTCGATTCTGGAGATGACCAGTTTTTTTAAAGCTGAAAAACAACTAGACGCTGTAATTTTTGCAGCCAACTATATCTGTTTAGATGGCCTGAGAACTTTTAGAAAATCGGGCATCCGGATTCACAAAGATCTGGCCGTGGTATCTTTTGATGATTTTGAGATTTTGGAGTTTTGTGAGCCAGCTGTTACGGCGATAGCACAGCCCCTTGAGGCCATTGCAGAGAATATTATGAAGGTTTTACTCAATAAACTTAAAAAAGCTGGGCAGAACGTCGGGAATACACAAATTTCGCTCCCTACATCATTAAATATAAGGCCATCGAGCGCAAAAAAATAA
- a CDS encoding ferrous iron transporter B: MFIPQIAILFAFISILEDTGYMARVTFMMDKIMSKVGLNGKSVVPMIGGLACAVPSIMAARNIENWKDRMITILVTPLVSCSARLPVYILIISLIIPQKHVLSIFNLQGLALMVMYLVGILAAVLVAWVMKFIIKTKERSYFIMELPVYRMPRWKNVLFTMYEKSKTFVFEAGKVIIAISVILWVMAAYGPGDRFENIEKKYATALADTTKNTDHIKVLEATEKLENSYVGVLGHWIEPVIRPLGYDWKIGIGLITSFAAREAFVGTMATIYSVDGGDEDTSTIRERMAASVNSRTGLPVYSFAAGISLMLFYAFAMQCMSTVAVVYRETKGWKWPVIQLAYMTAMAYVAALVAYQLLK, from the coding sequence GTGTTTATTCCTCAGATTGCCATTCTTTTTGCCTTCATATCCATTTTAGAAGATACCGGCTACATGGCCCGCGTTACCTTTATGATGGATAAAATTATGAGCAAGGTTGGGCTTAACGGTAAATCGGTGGTACCAATGATTGGTGGTTTGGCTTGCGCCGTTCCTTCAATTATGGCAGCAAGGAATATCGAAAACTGGAAAGACCGGATGATAACCATTTTGGTAACCCCTTTAGTAAGCTGTTCGGCAAGGCTCCCGGTGTATATCCTGATTATATCATTAATTATTCCGCAAAAGCATGTGCTGAGTATTTTTAACCTGCAGGGCTTAGCGCTAATGGTAATGTACCTGGTAGGAATTCTAGCTGCGGTACTGGTAGCCTGGGTGATGAAATTCATCATCAAAACCAAAGAAAGATCTTACTTTATTATGGAGCTGCCTGTTTACCGCATGCCGAGGTGGAAGAACGTGCTTTTTACCATGTACGAGAAATCTAAAACCTTTGTTTTCGAAGCAGGTAAAGTAATTATAGCTATTTCGGTTATTCTTTGGGTAATGGCTGCCTATGGACCGGGAGACCGTTTCGAAAATATAGAAAAGAAATATGCTACGGCACTTGCCGATACTACCAAAAACACCGATCACATTAAGGTTTTAGAAGCAACAGAGAAACTTGAAAATTCTTACGTAGGTGTGCTTGGGCACTGGATTGAGCCTGTAATTCGTCCGCTGGGTTACGATTGGAAGATTGGCATTGGTTTAATTACCTCTTTTGCTGCCCGTGAAGCTTTTGTAGGAACGATGGCAACCATTTACAGTGTTGATGGTGGCGATGAGGATACCTCGACCATTAGGGAGCGTATGGCGGCTTCTGTTAACAGCCGTACCGGCTTACCGGTTTACTCTTTTGCTGCTGGTATTTCATTAATGCTTTTTTATGCTTTTGCTATGCAGTGCATGAGTACAGTGGCTGTTGTTTACCGCGAAACAAAAGGCTGGAAATGGCCGGTTATTCAATTGGCTTATATGACGGCCATGGCTTATGTTGCAGCGCTTGTGGCTTACCAGCTGTTGAAATAA
- a CDS encoding Lrp/AsnC ligand binding domain-containing protein has product MLKKDNSNLEIDNLDIDILKQLMQDATKPYTEIAKDLIVSGGTIHVRMKKLQEMGIIKGSHLIIDPQKAGYDICAFLGIYLEKGIQYKDAVAQLSKIKEVVELHYTTGAYSMFAKIICRDTNHLRHVLNEEIQAVNGIQRTETLISLEESIKRQIELG; this is encoded by the coding sequence ATGCTTAAAAAAGACAATTCCAATTTAGAAATTGACAACCTCGATATCGATATATTGAAACAATTGATGCAGGATGCCACTAAACCCTATACAGAAATAGCTAAAGATCTGATCGTTTCGGGTGGTACTATACACGTGCGAATGAAGAAATTACAGGAAATGGGCATTATTAAAGGTTCTCATTTAATTATCGATCCGCAAAAAGCCGGCTATGATATTTGTGCTTTTTTGGGTATTTATCTCGAAAAGGGAATACAGTATAAAGATGCGGTGGCACAGCTGAGTAAAATTAAGGAGGTGGTAGAGCTACACTATACCACAGGAGCCTATAGTATGTTTGCAAAAATAATCTGCAGAGACACCAACCACCTGCGTCATGTTTTAAACGAAGAAATTCAGGCAGTGAATGGCATCCAACGTACTGAAACATTAATTTCATTAGAAGAGAGCATTAAAAGGCAAATTGAGTTGGGCTAA
- the nagA gene encoding N-acetylglucosamine-6-phosphate deacetylase, translating into MPKIIPNTSYYNNNVLLTNQEIEISGADIAAIRPAAINGNHQSITAPGFIDLQIYGSGGRLFSADPTIESLTIMEDDLLKKGTTGFLACLATNTPEVFNACIETVKAHRPLAKNCMGLHLEGPFLSPKRLGAHVPAFVRKASLDEIKQLLDFGDGVIKMITIAPELQDDDVIQYLLDNGVVVSLGHSNATFDEATAAYNKGVQTTTHLFNAMSPIHHREPGIPTAVFNHNKAMASIIADGQHVDFEVVKFAQKLLKERLFLITDAVTACATGPYQHVQKGNKFVMPDGTLSGSSLTMLEAVKNCVSHCDIDLNDALKMATLYPAKLIGIEHLTGTIETGKTADLLVLDSALELKEVIFKGEKISI; encoded by the coding sequence ATGCCTAAGATAATTCCCAATACCTCCTACTATAATAACAACGTACTCTTAACCAACCAGGAAATCGAAATCAGCGGTGCAGATATTGCAGCCATCAGGCCGGCTGCAATAAACGGCAATCACCAGTCGATTACTGCACCGGGTTTTATAGATTTACAGATTTATGGATCCGGAGGTCGCCTTTTCTCTGCCGATCCAACTATCGAATCGCTGACCATTATGGAAGACGATTTGCTAAAAAAAGGGACAACAGGTTTCCTGGCCTGCCTGGCTACCAATACGCCCGAAGTATTTAATGCCTGTATCGAAACTGTTAAAGCTCATCGCCCCTTAGCAAAAAACTGCATGGGACTTCATTTAGAAGGGCCATTTTTAAGTCCAAAACGTTTAGGTGCACATGTTCCGGCATTTGTGCGTAAGGCTTCGCTGGATGAAATCAAACAATTGCTCGATTTTGGCGATGGAGTAATTAAAATGATAACCATCGCGCCAGAGCTTCAGGATGATGATGTAATTCAATACCTGCTCGATAATGGCGTGGTAGTTTCTTTAGGCCACAGTAACGCCACTTTTGATGAAGCTACCGCCGCTTACAATAAGGGTGTACAAACCACCACACATCTATTTAATGCAATGAGCCCCATCCACCATCGCGAACCGGGTATTCCTACGGCAGTTTTTAACCATAACAAGGCTATGGCCAGTATCATTGCCGATGGTCAACATGTAGATTTCGAGGTGGTTAAATTTGCGCAAAAATTGTTAAAAGAGCGTTTATTCCTCATTACTGATGCCGTTACAGCATGTGCTACCGGACCATACCAGCATGTACAAAAAGGAAATAAATTTGTAATGCCCGATGGAACGCTTTCCGGTTCATCGTTAACGATGTTAGAAGCCGTTAAAAACTGTGTAAGCCATTGCGATATCGATTTAAACGATGCGTTGAAAATGGCTACCCTCTATCCTGCTAAATTAATCGGCATTGAGCATTTAACCGGAACAATAGAAACCGGAAAAACAGCCGATTTGCTGGTTCTTGACAGTGCCCTGGAGTTAAAAGAGGTGATATTTAAAGGCGAAAAAATTTCTATTTAA
- the rplM gene encoding 50S ribosomal protein L13, which translates to MNTLSYKTVSANAKTVNKQWIVVDAEGEILGRLSSKIAMIIRGKNKPEYTPHVDCGDNVIVINADKVKLTGNKFSEKQYVSYTGYPGGQRFISPKELMAKHPQRVIEKAVRGMLPKTKLGKKLYTNLFVYAGANHPHAAQSPKTIKL; encoded by the coding sequence GTGAATACGTTAAGTTACAAAACTGTCTCGGCCAATGCTAAAACTGTAAACAAACAGTGGATTGTTGTTGATGCGGAAGGCGAGATTTTGGGGCGCTTGTCATCGAAGATCGCTATGATCATCCGTGGTAAAAACAAGCCTGAGTACACCCCACACGTAGATTGCGGAGATAACGTAATTGTTATCAATGCAGACAAGGTTAAATTGACAGGAAACAAATTCAGCGAAAAGCAATATGTTTCTTATACTGGTTATCCAGGTGGTCAACGTTTTATCTCTCCAAAAGAGTTAATGGCGAAACACCCTCAACGTGTAATCGAGAAAGCGGTACGTGGTATGTTACCGAAAACTAAATTGGGTAAAAAATTATACACCAATCTTTTTGTGTATGCTGGTGCAAATCACCCTCATGCAGCTCAATCTCCAAAAACCATTAAACTTTAA
- the pyrH gene encoding UMP kinase — protein sequence MKYKRILLKLSGESLMGDKQYGIDNERVKQYAEDIKAVHDKGLEIAIVIGGGNIFRGLSAEKSGMDRAQADYMGMLATVINSMALQDALEKVGIKTRLLTAIKMEQICEPFIRRRAVRHLEKGRVVIFGAGTGNPYFTTDSAAALRAIEIKADVVLKGTRVDGIYTADPEKDATATKFEQISFREVYDKGLNVMDMTAFTLCEENQLPIIVFDMNKHGNFMKIASGEPIGTLVK from the coding sequence ATGAAATACAAACGTATCCTACTAAAGCTTAGCGGAGAATCGCTAATGGGCGACAAACAATATGGCATTGATAATGAACGCGTTAAGCAATACGCCGAAGATATTAAAGCCGTACACGATAAAGGTTTAGAAATCGCAATCGTAATTGGTGGAGGAAACATTTTTAGAGGTTTAAGCGCCGAAAAAAGCGGGATGGACAGAGCACAGGCCGATTATATGGGCATGTTGGCTACTGTAATCAACTCAATGGCCTTGCAGGATGCCTTAGAAAAAGTGGGCATTAAAACACGCTTACTTACAGCAATTAAAATGGAGCAGATTTGCGAGCCTTTTATCCGCAGAAGAGCTGTTCGCCACCTGGAAAAAGGACGTGTAGTTATTTTTGGTGCCGGTACAGGTAACCCTTATTTCACTACCGATTCTGCTGCTGCCTTACGTGCCATAGAAATTAAAGCTGATGTGGTATTAAAAGGAACCCGTGTAGATGGTATTTATACTGCCGATCCGGAGAAAGATGCTACAGCAACAAAATTTGAACAAATTTCTTTCAGGGAAGTGTATGATAAAGGACTTAATGTTATGGACATGACCGCCTTTACACTTTGTGAGGAAAACCAGTTGCCTATTATTGTGTTTGATATGAACAAACATGGTAACTTCATGAAAATTGCCAGCGGTGAACCAATTGGTACCCTGGTTAAATAA